A single genomic interval of Procambarus clarkii isolate CNS0578487 chromosome 61, FALCON_Pclarkii_2.0, whole genome shotgun sequence harbors:
- the LOC138354185 gene encoding uncharacterized protein — protein MSNQNPVLSDTEEMEEDDSDTSLELEELNNPSTSTSTPMTKKSKLNRTSTTQDDDDSDTSLELEELNNPSTSTSTPKTKKSKLNRTSTTQDDDDSLEDFTTSTPKKSKSNRTNTRQRTRGTSPGPDTRRRSSSDIGYNKRLKESSCRLALTRLIYIMYSITKNIDEVSISNHQG, from the exons atgtcaaatcaaaatccagttttaagtgatacagaagagatggaggaagatgattcggatacttcacTGGAACTGGAAGaattgaataacccctcaacttcaacttctactccaatgacaaaaaaatcaaagctaaatcgaaccagcacgacacaggatgatgatgattcggatacttcacTGGAACTGGAAGaattgaataacccctcaacttcaacttctactccaaagacaaaaaaatcaaagctaaatcgaaccagcacgacacaggatgatgatgattcaCTGGAAGATTTTACAACTTCAACTCCCAAAAAATCAAAGTCAAACCGAACCAACACCCGTCAACGAACAcggggaacctcaccaggcccagacactagaaggagatcatcttcggatattggatataacaaac gtttaaaggaatcatcttgtaggttagctctcactcgattaatttatataatgtactcaataacaaaaaatatagatgaggttagtatTAGTAATCATCAAGGTTAA